A region of Moorena producens PAL-8-15-08-1 DNA encodes the following proteins:
- a CDS encoding carboxymuconolactone decarboxylase family protein codes for METRLELKKVEPAAYLAMNSLENYVNKSGLGKTLIKLIKIRASQLNKCAFCIDMHTKEARSNGETEQRIYALNAWQETPFFSPEERAVLELTEAVTLISDNQVPNSVYEEVSRYFSETEIAKLLMAIVTINGWNRIAITTKMIPGTY; via the coding sequence ATGGAAACAAGATTGGAACTAAAAAAAGTTGAACCAGCAGCTTATCTAGCCATGAATTCCTTGGAAAACTATGTGAATAAAAGTGGGTTAGGTAAAACACTGATCAAGTTAATAAAAATCCGTGCTTCTCAACTTAATAAATGTGCGTTTTGTATCGATATGCATACAAAAGAAGCTAGAAGTAATGGAGAAACAGAACAACGGATATATGCCCTAAATGCTTGGCAAGAAACGCCGTTTTTCAGTCCGGAAGAGCGGGCTGTATTAGAGCTAACTGAAGCAGTGACGCTGATTTCAGATAATCAGGTACCGAATTCAGTTTATGAAGAGGTAAGTCGCTATTTTTCGGAAACTGAAATCGCTAAACTTTTGATGGCTATTGTCACGATCAATGGTTGGAATCGTATTGCTATTACTACAAAAATGATTCCAGGTACTTATTAG
- a CDS encoding glutathione S-transferase family protein — MIKLYDYQLSGNCYKVRLMLSLLGLEHETVWVDLDNGQHKSPEFLELNSFGQVPVLTDGDLIFQDAQAILVYLARRYGDEDWLPLEPEAMSRVMRWLSTTAGEIRQGPEFARLYYKFNVQTVNIEVATQKSETILTLLDNHLSDREWLELGHPTIADIACFPYVSLSPDAKISLDAYPNVLSWMERIKQLPGYIAIA; from the coding sequence ATGATAAAGCTTTATGATTACCAGCTATCTGGCAATTGCTACAAAGTGCGGCTAATGCTGTCACTACTTGGGTTAGAACACGAGACTGTCTGGGTTGACCTGGACAATGGTCAACACAAATCTCCAGAGTTTCTGGAATTGAATTCCTTCGGACAAGTGCCAGTTCTCACCGATGGAGATTTAATCTTCCAGGATGCCCAAGCTATTTTAGTATATCTAGCACGGCGCTATGGTGACGAAGACTGGCTGCCTTTGGAGCCTGAAGCCATGAGTCGAGTGATGCGCTGGCTATCTACAACTGCAGGAGAGATTCGCCAGGGTCCAGAGTTTGCTAGACTTTATTACAAGTTTAATGTACAAACCGTTAACATCGAGGTCGCAACACAAAAGTCGGAAACTATCCTGACACTGCTCGACAACCACCTCAGTGATCGGGAATGGCTGGAACTAGGTCACCCCACAATTGCCGATATTGCTTGCTTTCCCTATGTTAGTCTCTCACCAGATGCCAAGATTTCTCTAGATGCTTACCCCAATGTGCTGTCTTGGATGGAGCGGATTAAGCAATTACCAGGCTACATTGCGATCGCGTAG
- a CDS encoding aspartate kinase, with the protein MLIIQKYGGTSVGSVERIKAVARRVKQTVQNNHTVVVVVSAMGKTTDDLLSLSKAVSTNPSAREMDMLLSTGEQVSIALLSMALQELGQPAISLTGAQVGIITDAEHGRARIWEIQPKRIQHYLNQGTVVVVAGFQGMSSGENFEITTLGRGGSDISAVALGAALKANLCEIYTDVPGIFTTDPRIVPEAQLIPEITCDEMLELASLGAKVLHPRAVEIARNYGVPLVVRSSWNNAPGTRIISPIPKPRSLKGLEINKAVYGVELETNQVKVVRWQGRDRLGVAAGLFGEIARDNLDVNLIIQSIQEDNGKDIALTVVNRGFEQGETLGAPGSETKLKELITSALYRDPWQGSQEVEMMVEQNMATVAITGTGMIGRPGVAAKMFSTLAEAGVNIEMISTSELKITCVINAEVCDRAVAALCQAFEIDRSVVLGPDSIQEFATSSTPSPVSGAVVDLNQACITIRHVRDQPGMAAKVFGRLAQENISVDMIIQSQRCHRLNGIPTCDIAFTVAQADAEAASMALNALALSIGCGEILVDTEIAKVSLVGGGMVAQPLVVAQFFEALAQQQITIQMITSSDTKISCVVAQEEGVKALNAVHKGSIPLVKNYPQTPKGLATPAKPSYAG; encoded by the coding sequence ATGCTAATTATTCAAAAGTATGGTGGTACGTCTGTTGGATCAGTTGAAAGAATTAAAGCAGTTGCCCGGCGGGTGAAGCAAACAGTCCAAAATAATCATACTGTGGTGGTAGTGGTTTCGGCTATGGGTAAAACCACTGATGATTTGCTGAGTTTATCGAAGGCAGTCTCGACTAATCCCAGTGCTAGGGAGATGGATATGCTTCTGTCTACTGGAGAACAAGTATCAATTGCTTTGCTGAGTATGGCATTGCAGGAATTGGGACAACCGGCTATTTCTTTAACTGGGGCACAAGTAGGAATTATCACTGATGCTGAACACGGTCGTGCCAGAATTTGGGAAATTCAGCCAAAGCGAATTCAGCACTATCTTAATCAAGGAACTGTGGTAGTTGTAGCTGGATTTCAGGGTATGAGCAGTGGTGAGAACTTTGAAATTACTACTCTAGGACGTGGCGGTTCAGATATATCAGCTGTGGCGTTAGGGGCTGCCTTAAAAGCAAATTTGTGCGAAATTTATACTGATGTTCCAGGCATTTTTACAACTGATCCTCGGATTGTACCAGAGGCACAATTAATCCCAGAAATTACTTGTGATGAAATGCTAGAGTTAGCGAGTTTAGGGGCAAAGGTGCTACATCCTAGGGCGGTAGAGATTGCTCGTAATTATGGGGTACCTTTGGTTGTACGTTCAAGCTGGAACAATGCACCAGGAACTAGGATAATTTCTCCGATACCTAAACCTCGTTCTCTGAAAGGGTTGGAGATTAACAAGGCAGTATATGGGGTAGAATTAGAGACAAATCAAGTAAAAGTAGTCCGATGGCAAGGGCGGGATCGTTTAGGGGTAGCGGCAGGGTTATTTGGTGAAATTGCTCGTGACAATCTGGATGTTAATCTGATTATTCAGTCAATTCAGGAGGACAATGGTAAGGATATTGCTTTGACGGTAGTGAACAGAGGTTTTGAACAAGGTGAGACTTTAGGAGCTCCAGGGAGTGAAACTAAACTCAAAGAGTTGATTACTTCTGCTTTATACAGGGATCCTTGGCAAGGGTCACAAGAGGTAGAAATGATGGTAGAGCAGAACATGGCAACAGTAGCAATTACTGGGACTGGTATGATTGGACGTCCTGGGGTTGCAGCTAAAATGTTTTCTACTCTAGCAGAGGCAGGAGTTAATATTGAAATGATTTCTACCTCTGAGTTGAAGATCACCTGTGTGATTAATGCTGAGGTATGCGATCGCGCTGTTGCTGCTTTGTGTCAGGCTTTTGAGATTGATCGTTCTGTAGTGCTCGGACCTGATTCAATTCAGGAGTTTGCTACCAGTTCAACCCCATCCCCAGTATCCGGTGCTGTGGTTGATCTCAACCAAGCTTGTATCACAATTCGCCATGTCCGAGATCAACCGGGAATGGCAGCAAAAGTCTTTGGACGACTGGCACAAGAAAATATTAGTGTTGATATGATTATTCAGTCTCAACGCTGTCATAGGCTTAATGGTATCCCCACCTGTGATATTGCGTTTACGGTGGCTCAAGCTGATGCTGAAGCAGCATCCATGGCTTTAAACGCTTTAGCTCTAAGTATTGGTTGTGGGGAGATTCTAGTGGATACAGAAATCGCTAAAGTTAGTCTAGTTGGGGGTGGTATGGTGGCACAACCCCTGGTTGTGGCTCAGTTTTTTGAGGCATTAGCACAACAGCAAATAACTATTCAGATGATTACAAGTTCGGACACTAAAATTAGTTGTGTGGTTGCTCAAGAAGAAGGAGTTAAGGCTTTAAACGCGGTGCATAAGGGGAGCATCCCGTTGGTTAAAAACTATCCCCAAACCCCCAAGGGTTTGGCTACACCAGCAAAGCCGAGCTACGCAGGGTAA
- a CDS encoding 4-hydroxybenzoate 3-monooxygenase: MTNSTALKTSVCILGSGPAGIVVGNILLQNGIDCIIADRYNREEIYTRARAGVLESTTVDLLKKHGLADTIFQNGYTHDTCEFRYPDYSVVFDYGKLADGDVHYIYPQSDLNDDLIQRYLDAGGKLLLRHEGKKITQTDDGVIVECYDKDSDTTITIHADFVAGCDGYHGLSRQSIPDGAVDIYTKQHPYGWLAVLAYAPPSAKHVIYGLHHDGFGAHMPRNTKISRYYLQVSLDDELKNWPDQRIWTTLAKRLAKKGWTLKEGEIFDKRILSMRSYVMEPLQYQRLLIAGDAGHIITPCGGKGLNLAVQDAGVLGEVLVSYYQEKRDISYLKRYSEIRLPYIWRAQEFSCSMLHMLHKSEEKDVDNVRFFNKLSESKLKQLSTSVTFARDFARNYVGII; the protein is encoded by the coding sequence ATGACTAATAGTACAGCATTGAAAACATCAGTTTGTATTTTAGGTTCCGGTCCAGCTGGGATTGTAGTTGGTAATATCCTTCTACAAAATGGGATTGATTGTATCATTGCGGATAGATACAACCGCGAAGAAATATATACGAGGGCGCGGGCAGGTGTGCTGGAAAGTACGACTGTTGACCTACTCAAAAAACATGGTCTAGCGGATACAATTTTCCAAAATGGCTATACCCATGATACCTGTGAATTTCGTTACCCTGATTACAGCGTTGTCTTTGATTACGGAAAGTTAGCTGATGGGGATGTCCATTACATTTATCCCCAAAGCGATCTCAATGACGATCTGATTCAAAGATATCTGGATGCAGGTGGTAAGTTATTGTTACGCCATGAAGGGAAAAAAATTACTCAAACCGATGACGGCGTCATTGTTGAGTGTTATGATAAAGATAGTGACACCACAATCACGATTCATGCTGATTTTGTAGCAGGGTGTGATGGCTATCATGGACTCTCGCGCCAATCAATTCCAGACGGAGCGGTAGACATCTACACAAAACAGCATCCCTACGGCTGGCTGGCAGTTTTAGCTTACGCACCACCTTCTGCAAAACATGTCATCTATGGCTTGCATCATGATGGCTTTGGAGCTCACATGCCGCGCAATACCAAGATTTCTCGTTATTACTTACAAGTTTCACTTGATGATGAGCTTAAAAATTGGCCTGATCAACGCATTTGGACGACTTTGGCAAAGCGTCTGGCGAAAAAGGGATGGACGTTGAAAGAAGGGGAAATCTTTGACAAGCGGATTTTATCCATGCGCAGTTATGTTATGGAACCGTTACAGTACCAACGCTTATTGATAGCTGGTGATGCGGGTCACATTATTACACCTTGCGGTGGGAAAGGTTTAAATCTGGCGGTACAGGATGCGGGTGTTCTCGGAGAAGTATTGGTAAGTTACTACCAGGAAAAACGGGATATTTCTTACCTAAAACGCTACTCGGAAATTCGTTTGCCCTATATTTGGCGTGCTCAAGAATTCTCTTGTTCGATGTTGCATATGCTGCATAAGTCTGAAGAGAAGGATGTAGACAATGTCCGTTTCTTCAATAAGTTGAGTGAATCGAAATTGAAGCAATTGTCTACATCGGTTACATTCGCTAGGGATTTTGCCAGAAACTATGTCGGTATTATCTAG
- a CDS encoding FMN-dependent NADH-azoreductase, translating into MTHILHIDASPRGDRSISRQLSNRFIQTWKSFYPDDTISYRDLGHNPVPHVDEKWIAGAFCPPEKRTPELVEAIKVSDTLVDEFLAADRYVFGIPMYNFNVPSTFKAYIDQIVRFNRTFTFDEPGQYRGLVPKGKKMLIFTARGGSFSPGTPSADYDYQEPFLRAIFGVIGITDITFIHAEKLDLGEEARQQSLENARAELEKAVGTW; encoded by the coding sequence ATGACCCATATTCTTCACATTGATGCTAGTCCCCGTGGCGATCGCTCTATTTCTCGGCAATTGTCTAATCGGTTTATTCAAACTTGGAAGTCTTTCTATCCAGATGACACTATCAGCTATCGAGATTTAGGTCATAATCCTGTCCCCCATGTCGATGAAAAGTGGATTGCTGGAGCATTTTGTCCTCCCGAAAAACGCACTCCTGAATTGGTAGAGGCAATTAAAGTATCAGATACTTTGGTGGATGAATTTTTAGCAGCCGATCGCTATGTTTTCGGCATTCCCATGTACAACTTCAATGTTCCATCTACCTTCAAAGCTTATATCGATCAAATTGTCCGATTTAATCGCACCTTTACCTTTGACGAACCTGGTCAATATCGGGGCTTAGTTCCTAAGGGAAAGAAAATGCTAATTTTTACAGCTCGTGGTGGTAGTTTCTCTCCAGGAACACCTAGTGCTGATTACGATTATCAGGAACCTTTTTTACGGGCTATTTTTGGAGTGATTGGCATTACAGATATCACCTTTATTCATGCCGAAAAACTAGATTTAGGGGAAGAAGCCCGTCAGCAATCTTTGGAAAATGCCCGTGCTGAGCTTGAGAAAGCAGTAGGAACGTGGTAA
- a CDS encoding 3-dehydroquinate synthase II family protein, with amino-acid sequence MKLSWLDLRSFNDVDYKALCESLNSDINGVVVDSSSPVMDCHDSVSRIAFVDSPEEADGCIDKADIVLFDHSWYSEITTQPETYKSKAEIGFFIHVIDDETLQTACKIARQEKWAVIYFKDPTKIPLEIVLASADNTDGQIITVVKDIQEAEIVLGVLEKGSHGVMLTPNGIIDARELGQLCRKANNLEVSLEELEVTKISHIGMGERACVDTCSNFAKDEGILIGSYSQGMILVSSETHPLPYMPTRPFRVNAGAIHSYLVSSVSQTNYLSELSSGHKVLGVNCDGKAREIVVGRMKIEVRPLLSIDAVSQSGIPVNVIVQDDWHVRVLGPGGKVLNVTELKPGDKLLGHTAPSGRHVGLPVKESCLEK; translated from the coding sequence ATGAAATTATCTTGGTTAGACCTCAGAAGCTTTAATGATGTTGACTATAAAGCGCTGTGTGAATCTCTAAACTCTGATATCAATGGAGTGGTAGTTGATTCATCAAGTCCAGTCATGGATTGTCATGACTCTGTCTCTCGCATTGCTTTTGTAGACAGCCCAGAAGAAGCGGACGGATGTATCGACAAAGCCGATATAGTACTGTTTGATCATTCCTGGTATTCTGAAATAACTACTCAACCAGAAACCTACAAATCTAAAGCAGAAATTGGATTTTTTATTCATGTTATCGACGACGAAACCTTACAAACTGCTTGTAAGATAGCTAGACAAGAAAAATGGGCTGTCATCTATTTTAAAGACCCCACAAAAATTCCTCTGGAGATCGTTTTAGCATCAGCAGACAACACGGATGGGCAAATAATTACCGTTGTCAAAGATATTCAGGAAGCAGAAATTGTCCTGGGGGTCTTAGAAAAAGGGTCACATGGGGTCATGCTAACCCCTAACGGGATTATCGATGCCAGGGAGCTTGGCCAACTGTGTCGTAAGGCCAACAATTTGGAAGTTTCACTGGAAGAACTTGAAGTAACCAAAATTTCCCATATTGGAATGGGAGAGCGGGCTTGTGTAGATACTTGTTCTAACTTTGCCAAAGATGAAGGTATACTCATTGGTTCTTATTCCCAAGGAATGATTTTAGTTAGCAGCGAGACCCATCCACTGCCCTACATGCCAACTCGTCCTTTCCGAGTCAATGCTGGTGCTATACATTCTTATTTAGTGTCTAGTGTTAGTCAAACTAATTATCTTAGTGAGCTGAGTTCAGGACACAAAGTATTAGGGGTAAATTGTGATGGCAAGGCACGAGAAATAGTTGTAGGCAGGATGAAGATAGAAGTTCGTCCCCTACTCAGTATCGATGCAGTGTCTCAATCGGGAATCCCAGTAAATGTGATTGTCCAAGACGATTGGCATGTAAGAGTTCTTGGACCTGGTGGTAAAGTCCTGAATGTCACAGAATTAAAGCCTGGCGATAAGCTGCTTGGTCATACTGCGCCCAGTGGACGCCATGTTGGGCTTCCAGTTAAAGAGTCTTGTCTAGAAAAGTAA
- a CDS encoding class I adenylate-forming enzyme family protein, whose protein sequence is MNINPTILPLYQRLKLFLAKPLGCGNFLQYSVTNNPYRNNDFLFLEKPFKTFTGDTINSFSLSSLKEVVDNYASWYRKSGVRENDPVAIYLDDGIGYFIHYLALNNLGAIPVLVNGRMDPDIAADFIRRVGAIGLYSDQKHLDSISSYVKTNDSLKFIATDVNHTSVQSSEIQLPQWYPYSPTDSHPIMICHSSGTTGKPKPVIFGHQQFFFGKRIRLLNFPASQTDKFLFALPSSHSAGISYFMTVTLLGLPTMVLSDLSGNNAITQAKKLKPTIVAAFPQTYADMASQALEKDQLSSVKMWINTGDAAHEAHIRTLVNAGNSKSVFVDGLGASELGMALFNKVSSRQTSLYNRYMGKPRSFVKAVVLDEEGNLLPPYQVGFLGIKSPTITPGYWNDSNRTLKSYKQGYWISGDLAYYDQENKFFHVDRAVDAIQCARGLVNTLPIEELILKNNSAVADCTIIGVPKEKGLDGLVAFIKLKAQESLKASALITAINHQLLYNNLEPLSFLEIVSNLPVGSTGKVLKRKLRDQYQDILICAEHNLDGKGLHDFAYAELTKVPVRS, encoded by the coding sequence ATGAACATTAACCCAACTATTTTGCCATTGTACCAAAGACTTAAGTTATTCCTTGCCAAACCATTAGGATGTGGTAACTTTCTCCAGTACTCTGTTACTAATAACCCTTATCGAAACAATGATTTTTTGTTTTTGGAAAAACCTTTTAAAACATTCACAGGGGATACCATCAACAGTTTTAGTTTATCTTCCTTAAAAGAGGTTGTTGATAACTATGCCTCTTGGTACAGGAAATCTGGTGTTCGTGAGAATGATCCTGTTGCTATCTATTTAGACGATGGAATCGGTTACTTTATCCATTACTTAGCACTAAACAACCTCGGTGCTATTCCAGTTTTGGTAAACGGTCGTATGGATCCTGATATTGCTGCTGACTTTATCAGGCGTGTTGGTGCCATTGGTTTATATTCTGATCAGAAGCACCTCGATAGTATTAGTAGCTACGTCAAAACTAATGACTCATTAAAGTTTATTGCCACAGATGTCAACCATACATCTGTTCAGAGCTCAGAGATACAGCTTCCCCAGTGGTATCCATATTCTCCTACAGATTCTCATCCAATTATGATCTGTCATTCCTCTGGTACTACTGGAAAGCCTAAGCCAGTGATATTTGGGCATCAACAGTTTTTCTTTGGCAAACGCATTCGGCTGCTAAATTTTCCAGCTAGTCAAACCGATAAGTTTTTGTTTGCCTTACCTAGTTCACATTCGGCGGGAATTAGCTACTTTATGACAGTCACCTTACTGGGGTTACCCACTATGGTTTTGTCGGATTTATCTGGAAATAATGCTATTACTCAAGCTAAAAAACTTAAACCGACTATAGTAGCAGCTTTTCCACAAACCTATGCTGATATGGCTTCCCAGGCTTTAGAAAAAGACCAATTGAGTTCTGTAAAAATGTGGATTAATACGGGAGATGCTGCCCATGAAGCTCATATCAGGACTCTGGTAAATGCGGGGAATTCTAAATCAGTCTTTGTTGATGGTCTCGGTGCTTCAGAACTTGGCATGGCTTTGTTTAATAAAGTTTCTAGTCGCCAGACAAGCTTGTATAATCGATATATGGGTAAGCCACGCAGTTTTGTCAAAGCTGTAGTCTTAGATGAAGAGGGAAATCTACTGCCACCCTATCAGGTAGGTTTCCTAGGTATTAAATCTCCAACTATTACACCAGGCTATTGGAATGATTCTAACCGCACTCTTAAAAGTTATAAACAAGGGTACTGGATTAGTGGGGATTTGGCTTATTATGATCAGGAAAATAAATTTTTTCACGTGGATCGTGCGGTTGATGCGATTCAGTGCGCTAGGGGCTTAGTCAATACCTTACCCATCGAGGAATTAATTTTGAAGAACAACTCAGCTGTTGCTGATTGTACAATAATTGGGGTTCCTAAGGAAAAAGGCTTGGATGGTTTGGTGGCTTTTATCAAGCTGAAAGCACAAGAAAGTCTTAAAGCATCAGCTCTGATTACTGCTATCAATCATCAGCTATTGTATAACAATTTGGAACCATTGTCTTTCTTAGAAATTGTCAGTAATCTTCCTGTCGGTTCAACAGGAAAAGTCTTGAAAAGGAAGCTTCGCGATCAATATCAGGATATCCTAATTTGTGCTGAGCATAACTTAGATGGTAAAGGGCTTCATGATTTTGCTTATGCAGAGCTAACCAAAGTTCCAGTTAGGTCTTAG
- a CDS encoding methyltransferase: MEAVTKQLVPDKLLELGFAFSASKTFLSAVEMGVFTELAQSSMTAAELTEKLGLHPRSARDFLDALVALKVLDYSDNAYSNTPESDLFLDRSKPSYIGGYLEMYNTRLYRFWGSLTEGLRSGKPQNEAKNGEDFFGTLYQDPARLKLFLEAMSGVSMGVAQAIAEKFPWEKFQTFIDIGTAQGQLPVTVALSHDHLHGGGFDLPVVRPIYEEYVASRGLSQRLHFHGGDFFQDMLPSADVLVMGQILHDWNLEQKHLLIAKAYEVLPTGGALIVYDALIDDQRCQNTFGLLMSLNMLIETFGGFDYTGADCCAWMDKVGFKDTYTKPLVGAYSMAVGIK, translated from the coding sequence ATGGAAGCGGTTACTAAACAGCTGGTACCGGACAAACTACTGGAATTGGGGTTTGCTTTCTCGGCATCTAAGACATTTTTAAGTGCAGTGGAAATGGGAGTATTTACTGAACTAGCTCAGAGTTCTATGACTGCTGCTGAATTGACTGAAAAATTAGGACTTCATCCCCGTAGTGCGCGAGATTTTTTGGATGCACTAGTTGCATTAAAAGTGTTAGATTATTCTGATAACGCTTACAGTAACACTCCTGAAAGTGATTTGTTTCTTGACCGCTCCAAGCCTTCCTATATCGGTGGTTATCTAGAGATGTACAACACCCGTCTCTATCGATTTTGGGGTTCATTAACAGAAGGGTTACGGAGCGGTAAACCCCAGAATGAAGCCAAAAATGGAGAAGACTTCTTCGGCACCCTTTACCAGGACCCTGCCCGCCTAAAACTCTTTCTGGAAGCGATGTCTGGGGTCAGTATGGGAGTAGCTCAAGCGATCGCTGAAAAATTTCCCTGGGAGAAGTTTCAGACTTTTATCGATATCGGTACCGCTCAAGGGCAGTTACCAGTAACCGTTGCCCTAAGTCATGACCATTTACACGGAGGTGGGTTCGACTTGCCAGTGGTTCGCCCAATTTACGAGGAATATGTTGCTTCGAGAGGACTTAGCCAGCGATTACACTTCCATGGTGGTGACTTTTTCCAGGATATGCTGCCTAGTGCTGATGTTTTGGTTATGGGACAAATCCTGCATGACTGGAATCTAGAACAAAAGCACCTGTTAATTGCCAAAGCCTACGAAGTACTCCCGACCGGTGGTGCATTGATTGTCTACGACGCACTAATCGACGATCAGCGCTGCCAGAACACCTTTGGGTTACTCATGAGCCTAAATATGCTGATCGAGACCTTTGGGGGTTTCGACTACACAGGAGCAGACTGCTGTGCTTGGATGGACAAAGTAGGATTCAAAGATACTTACACTAAACCTCTTGTAGGAGCTTACTCAATGGCAGTAGGCATCAAATAA
- a CDS encoding 2-amino-3,7-dideoxy-D-threo-hept-6-ulosonate synthase — MSLGKNYRLARILKGLDNYFIVPIDHGFTLGPVSGLAKVHQFIRSLPEKTISAIVAHQGIARAIHPGLIQKDISLILHLSGSTNLSPDPSSKHLVSTVEQAIKLGADGVSIHVNLGANDEYRMLKDFSQISAACHQWGMPLLAMVYARGEKIKNEYDADAIAHSTRLAWELGADIVKVNYTGDVQSFRQVVNSVDIPVIVAGGAKSNADSSILSMIKDAIRAGGKGVAVGRNIFQHSNPSFISQEIAKVISNPYQFTIKEVA, encoded by the coding sequence ATGTCTCTTGGTAAAAATTATCGTTTGGCAAGAATTCTCAAAGGATTAGACAACTATTTTATAGTCCCAATTGACCATGGGTTTACACTGGGTCCGGTTAGTGGTCTGGCAAAAGTTCATCAATTCATCAGATCGTTACCGGAGAAAACCATTAGTGCAATTGTTGCTCATCAAGGGATAGCTCGGGCAATCCATCCAGGTTTAATTCAGAAAGATATATCGTTAATTTTGCATCTTTCTGGGTCAACTAACCTATCTCCCGATCCATCTTCCAAACATCTAGTCAGTACTGTTGAACAAGCCATTAAGCTTGGTGCAGATGGAGTTTCAATTCACGTTAATCTTGGGGCAAACGATGAATACCGTATGCTCAAAGATTTCAGCCAAATATCAGCAGCCTGTCATCAATGGGGTATGCCATTGCTAGCAATGGTTTATGCACGAGGAGAGAAGATTAAAAATGAGTACGATGCAGATGCGATCGCTCACTCAACCAGATTGGCCTGGGAGCTAGGAGCAGATATTGTCAAGGTCAACTACACTGGCGATGTTCAATCCTTCAGACAAGTTGTTAATTCCGTTGACATCCCTGTGATCGTTGCTGGAGGAGCAAAGAGCAATGCAGATAGCTCGATCTTATCGATGATCAAAGATGCCATCAGGGCTGGCGGTAAAGGCGTTGCTGTTGGTAGAAATATATTTCAACACAGTAATCCCTCATTCATTTCTCAAGAAATTGCCAAAGTTATCAGTAATCCCTATCAGTTTACCATCAAGGAGGTAGCGTAA
- a CDS encoding DUF3050 domain-containing protein → MKIIEMQNYKSFDYYAQLEEQLKPSRMALINHPLYQQLNDLVSLQIFMESHVFAVWDFMSLIKTLQHRVTCLDVPWVPPTDINSARMVNEIVLAEETDEVSPGNYISHYDLYMVAMGEIGADTNPIKTFIYSLRKGIPSEQSLASLSIPELTKTFVKFTLETTTKSTHEVAAAFLLGREDIIPAMFRQVIATLDSLYGFTWDSLRLYLDRHNFLDEDQHVPMGKKLLKNLCGDDPVKWEQAFNSAENALKARYALWDGVAELIQVNKENDIALLEM, encoded by the coding sequence ATGAAGATTATCGAAATGCAAAATTATAAGAGTTTCGACTATTACGCTCAGCTGGAAGAACAACTTAAACCAAGCCGTATGGCTCTGATCAATCACCCGCTTTACCAACAGTTAAATGACTTGGTATCTCTACAGATATTTATGGAGTCTCACGTGTTTGCTGTTTGGGATTTTATGTCTCTGATTAAGACTCTTCAACACCGAGTCACTTGCTTGGATGTACCTTGGGTGCCACCGACAGATATTAATTCTGCCAGGATGGTCAATGAGATTGTTTTAGCTGAAGAGACTGATGAAGTTTCACCAGGAAATTACATCAGTCACTATGATCTCTATATGGTGGCGATGGGAGAAATTGGAGCTGATACTAATCCAATTAAAACGTTTATCTATTCTCTTAGAAAAGGTATTCCATCTGAGCAAAGTCTAGCCTCTCTTTCGATACCTGAATTAACCAAAACATTTGTGAAATTCACCTTGGAAACTACTACTAAGTCAACCCATGAAGTAGCTGCCGCTTTTCTACTAGGTCGAGAAGATATCATTCCTGCTATGTTCAGACAGGTTATTGCTACTTTAGATAGTCTTTATGGATTTACTTGGGATTCTTTGCGTCTCTATCTAGACAGGCATAATTTTCTGGATGAGGATCAACATGTTCCGATGGGGAAAAAACTCTTAAAAAATCTTTGTGGTGATGATCCTGTGAAGTGGGAGCAAGCTTTCAACTCTGCTGAGAATGCTCTCAAAGCACGCTATGCTCTATGGGATGGTGTAGCTGAGTTGATTCAGGTCAACAAAGAGAATGATATAGCCCTGCTTGAGATGTAA
- a CDS encoding LETM1 domain-containing protein produces MIQAEKLLPFAFCLLPFAFCLLPFAFCLLPLASCPCA; encoded by the coding sequence TTGATACAAGCTGAAAAACTTTTGCCTTTTGCCTTTTGCCTTTTGCCTTTTGCCTTTTGCCTTTTGCCTTTTGCCTTTTGCCTCTTGCCTCTTGCCTCTTGCCCTTGCGCGTAG